Proteins encoded by one window of Lacipirellulaceae bacterium:
- a CDS encoding SulP family inorganic anion transporter, translated as MSSVNLFSPKTVPKDFLSSIVVFLVALPLCLGVAVACGVDPIAGILAGIVGGILVGSVSGSHTSVSGPAAGLIAIVIAQVDKVGIQGFAVAVFLAGILQIGMGVFKAGNLAKFFPISVIKGLLAAIGIILILKQIPHLFGHDTNPEGQSAFVQPDGENTFSEILATFGDLHWGALAVGLLSLGFLLLWGRIKLLRESGVPAPLVTVVFGVLVSLGLAQFGEEWVIGEEHLVRVPIVESPVDLVTSSQSREKTLRGIVEEKVSENEEKASGETLEASGEEKAQEGEEQLLRIPSPVHIPGMLIDFKIWLAAITIALVASLETLLNLEAVDNLDPKQRNSPPNRELIAQGVGNLAAGSVGALPVTSVIIRSSVNIHSGGQTKLAAILHGILLLLCVLFLPGLLNMIPLSVLAAILILTGFKLASPKVMKQMWEGGRYQFIPFVVTILAIMGIDLLYGVLIGLVVAMSFILNSNLRRPIRQFVEKHVGGDITRIELAEQVSFFKRASLTEVLDNIPQGGHVLLDATKTDYIDPDVLNLIREYKEKTGPARDVQVSLQGFRSKYEMEDHIQFVDYATRELQEAITPAQVLEVLKEGHKRFLSGERINRNASRHVDATADAQHPLAVVLSCIDSRAPVELIFDAGLGDLFTVRVAGNVTSEKVLGSIEYGCAVAGARLILVMGHTRCGAVTAAVDTALAGQGVAPGDCLHIDPIITEISEAIDRNAIRELGSKQGFEKQAYVNMVARENVHRVVDRVKAKSPAIAKMVETGQVAIVGALYDVVSGEMEFFSELMLDESDRVGPVVEA; from the coding sequence ATGTCTAGTGTCAATCTTTTCTCCCCCAAGACGGTTCCCAAAGATTTTCTTAGTTCGATTGTCGTTTTTCTTGTGGCGTTGCCACTCTGTCTGGGAGTGGCGGTCGCTTGCGGTGTGGACCCCATCGCGGGAATTCTCGCCGGGATTGTTGGCGGCATTCTTGTCGGGTCCGTCAGCGGTTCGCACACCAGCGTCAGTGGCCCAGCAGCCGGCTTGATTGCGATCGTCATCGCGCAAGTCGACAAGGTCGGCATTCAAGGATTCGCGGTGGCCGTTTTCTTGGCGGGGATTCTGCAAATCGGTATGGGGGTTTTCAAGGCGGGCAATTTAGCCAAGTTCTTTCCCATTAGTGTCATTAAGGGTTTGCTTGCAGCCATCGGAATTATTCTGATTCTTAAGCAAATCCCCCATTTGTTCGGACATGACACGAACCCGGAGGGGCAGTCCGCCTTTGTACAACCCGACGGGGAAAACACCTTTAGTGAGATACTGGCAACCTTCGGTGACCTGCACTGGGGGGCGCTGGCGGTCGGATTGCTCTCCTTGGGCTTCTTGTTGCTCTGGGGGCGGATCAAGCTGCTTCGCGAGTCGGGCGTGCCAGCGCCGCTGGTCACGGTTGTCTTTGGCGTACTCGTCAGTTTGGGCCTCGCACAGTTTGGGGAAGAGTGGGTGATCGGCGAAGAGCACCTCGTGCGTGTTCCGATCGTCGAATCCCCCGTGGACCTGGTCACGAGTTCGCAATCGCGCGAGAAAACGCTGCGCGGCATTGTGGAAGAGAAAGTCAGCGAGAACGAAGAGAAAGCATCTGGTGAAACGCTCGAAGCTTCGGGTGAAGAAAAGGCACAAGAAGGTGAAGAGCAGCTCTTACGAATCCCTTCGCCAGTACACATTCCTGGAATGTTGATCGACTTCAAGATTTGGCTGGCGGCGATTACTATCGCGCTGGTCGCTTCGCTGGAAACCCTGTTGAACTTGGAAGCGGTCGATAATCTCGACCCCAAGCAAAGAAACTCACCACCGAACCGTGAACTGATTGCTCAAGGTGTCGGCAACCTAGCGGCTGGCTCGGTCGGCGCGCTCCCGGTGACTTCGGTGATCATCCGTAGCTCGGTGAATATCCACTCCGGTGGGCAGACCAAGCTGGCAGCAATTCTGCACGGTATTCTATTGCTGCTCTGCGTGCTGTTTCTGCCAGGACTGCTCAACATGATTCCCTTGTCCGTCTTGGCGGCAATTCTCATCCTCACAGGGTTCAAACTTGCTAGCCCGAAAGTGATGAAGCAAATGTGGGAGGGAGGACGCTATCAGTTCATTCCTTTCGTCGTCACGATTCTCGCGATCATGGGCATCGATTTGCTTTACGGTGTGCTCATCGGATTAGTCGTGGCGATGAGCTTTATCCTCAACAGCAACTTACGACGCCCCATTCGTCAGTTCGTCGAGAAGCACGTTGGAGGCGATATCACACGGATTGAACTTGCTGAGCAAGTCAGCTTTTTCAAGCGGGCATCGCTAACTGAAGTGCTCGATAATATCCCTCAGGGTGGTCACGTCCTGCTCGATGCAACGAAGACCGACTACATCGACCCGGACGTGCTGAATTTGATCCGCGAGTACAAGGAGAAGACCGGTCCAGCGCGCGACGTGCAAGTCAGCTTGCAAGGTTTCCGTAGCAAGTACGAGATGGAAGACCACATCCAATTCGTCGACTACGCCACGCGTGAACTCCAAGAAGCAATCACTCCCGCCCAAGTTTTAGAAGTTCTCAAAGAAGGTCATAAGCGTTTCTTGAGCGGAGAGCGAATCAATCGCAATGCCTCTCGTCATGTCGACGCAACAGCCGATGCCCAGCATCCCTTGGCAGTCGTGTTGAGTTGCATCGACTCACGCGCCCCTGTTGAATTAATCTTTGACGCGGGCCTGGGCGATTTATTCACCGTGCGTGTGGCGGGGAATGTGACAAGCGAGAAAGTCCTCGGCAGCATCGAGTACGGCTGTGCCGTTGCCGGAGCGAGACTGATTCTCGTGATGGGGCACACGCGATGCGGCGCGGTCACCGCCGCCGTTGATACCGCCTTGGCGGGGCAAGGGGTCGCGCCGGGCGATTGCCTACATATCGATCCAATTATTACCGAGATCTCTGAAGCGATAGATAGGAACGCGATTCGAGAACTCGGATCGAAGCAAGGTTTTGAGAAGCAAGCGTACGTAAACATGGTGGCCCGCGAAAACGTGCACCGAGTGGTTGATCGTGTGAAAGCGAAGAGTCCTGCCATCGCCAAGATGGTCGAGACTGGCCAAGTGGCGATCGTCGGAGCGCTCTACGATGTGGTCAGTGGCGAGATGGAATTCTTTTCAGAACTAATGCTTGATGAGTCGGATCGGGTTGGCCCGGTCGTGGAAGCCTAA
- a CDS encoding sigma-70 family RNA polymerase sigma factor has product MPSPSSTIADTLLARAKEGSGESLGRLLQLYRNYLRILVVAQLEAKLRSRVSPSDVVQETFFEAHRDFAKFRGETTPEFLGWLRRILVNNLHTVIEKHVLAGKRDVRREISVDRLGAALEKSTMRLEAILPDPGATPSVHMQRREMRSELADQLAALPEDYREVIVMRHLEGLPFEKIGQRMDRSAGAVRMLWLRAIKQLREKLNGGEA; this is encoded by the coding sequence ATGCCAAGCCCCTCATCCACGATCGCTGACACATTGCTCGCCCGGGCCAAAGAGGGCTCTGGGGAGAGTCTAGGTCGGCTACTGCAACTCTATCGCAATTATCTGCGGATCCTGGTTGTCGCCCAGTTGGAAGCCAAATTGCGTTCCCGCGTCAGCCCTTCGGATGTCGTCCAAGAAACCTTTTTTGAAGCTCATCGCGACTTCGCTAAATTCCGCGGCGAAACGACGCCCGAGTTTCTTGGTTGGCTGCGGCGGATTCTGGTGAACAACCTGCACACAGTCATTGAGAAGCACGTCCTCGCAGGTAAGCGCGACGTGCGTCGTGAGATCTCCGTGGATCGTCTCGGGGCCGCGCTCGAAAAATCGACCATGCGGCTCGAGGCGATCCTCCCCGATCCCGGGGCCACGCCCAGTGTCCACATGCAGCGACGCGAAATGCGCTCCGAGCTTGCTGACCAACTCGCGGCTCTCCCTGAAGACTACCGCGAAGTAATCGTGATGCGTCACTTGGAAGGCTTGCCGTTTGAGAAAATCGGTCAACGGATGGATCGTTCTGCCGGAGCCGTCCGCATGCTCTGGCTGCGCGCGATCAAGCAACTCCGCGAAAAGCTCAACGGGGGTGAGGCGTGA
- a CDS encoding protein kinase — MSESTSTNISAAGDLDPRLAEALDLYLSELESSGTPPALEPILAKYPDLAGEIRSYAESLDQLHLLAADCAQQVEPNLPVVSDESKRLGDYQLLHEIGRGGMGVVYAARQISLDRTVALKVLPFAAVLDPQQIARFRTEAQAAAQLHHPHIVQVYGVGQERGVHFFAMQYVEGQSLEAAIAELRQRNDDSLAWPDRFSNPENAHGNTTTQRKNEFSTKAEVSSRSHIHAAARLALEAATALHHAHESGIVHRDVKPSNLLIDAQGKLWITDFGLARINAGTNVTATGDIVGTLRYMSPEQAAGKNALVDARSDVYSLGATLYELLTLEPIHTTDDRQQLLTDIATREPPSPRKLNPAIPVALENVVLKAVAKEIGERYSTAGELAEDLQRFLEGIPTQAKRPSPLDRATKWAVRHRRTAAAFAAMLAFVAIVSSFSLWRISQARFQTEQEQERTVAALAQSEEHFAKAREVVDRFGGRLVGELATLPGSEPIRRALLVDTLAYYREFLNQSQSEEATTELTSQQAETAFRAAGITAQLGNTTEAKQLYEQAKTQWTSLLDKPSAQSEAHPDDEKRTVLSNLAKCENNRAELFFQEGEYDPARNAYQAAISLQEQLISLDPQRHDDSTTLAETLSNLGLLEAQDGHPKRAEDYLKRSILLLEQIQQEDPTARRLHDLAIARNNLSYVLRDHRPSRSLVACRQARDILERLVMENPDELEFQSDFAQCYSNEATLLTTENDLTAAREAYGKAINLLRRLVRQAGNLPAYRRDLAVTLSKVAQLEGSQLSNDLTAANRHYSEAIEVAASLAADFPQATAFGSLHAGVLNNQAMLLESTNQLRQAVDTFAAAVAIQSEAFEKMPTHAAREQLSRQLFNYGRSLRKTGEPEQAAEIALQRKKLWPEHGEHLYHVAVELAESAKQITITKKLSDRSTSAEKYRRAAIETWQAALDHGYTELPPTESSPLSPGETALRALVTKQQPAARLP, encoded by the coding sequence GTGAGCGAGTCAACCTCAACGAACATCTCCGCCGCTGGCGATCTTGACCCACGCCTAGCCGAAGCGCTGGATCTCTATCTGAGCGAACTCGAATCCTCAGGCACGCCGCCCGCCTTGGAACCGATCCTCGCCAAGTATCCTGACCTGGCCGGCGAGATTCGCTCCTACGCAGAAAGTCTCGATCAGCTCCACTTGCTCGCCGCCGATTGTGCGCAACAGGTCGAACCAAATTTACCGGTGGTTTCTGACGAATCAAAACGCTTAGGCGACTACCAACTTCTGCACGAAATCGGTCGCGGTGGCATGGGTGTGGTCTATGCCGCTCGTCAGATTTCGCTCGACCGCACGGTCGCTCTCAAGGTTTTGCCCTTTGCGGCAGTTCTCGACCCGCAGCAGATTGCTCGCTTCCGCACCGAAGCCCAGGCCGCCGCTCAGTTGCATCACCCGCACATTGTACAAGTCTACGGCGTAGGCCAAGAGCGGGGCGTGCACTTCTTCGCCATGCAGTATGTCGAAGGGCAATCCCTAGAAGCGGCAATCGCCGAACTGCGCCAACGCAACGATGATTCTCTCGCCTGGCCGGATCGCTTCAGCAATCCGGAAAATGCCCACGGGAACACCACGACGCAAAGAAAGAATGAATTCTCGACAAAAGCGGAAGTAAGCTCGCGTTCGCACATTCATGCTGCTGCTCGCTTAGCACTCGAAGCCGCCACGGCCTTGCACCATGCCCACGAAAGCGGCATCGTGCATCGCGATGTCAAGCCGTCCAACTTACTGATCGACGCTCAAGGAAAACTTTGGATCACCGACTTCGGCCTCGCGCGCATCAACGCAGGCACGAACGTCACGGCCACGGGCGACATCGTCGGCACGCTCCGCTACATGAGTCCCGAACAAGCGGCAGGTAAGAACGCACTGGTCGACGCCCGGAGCGATGTTTACAGCTTGGGCGCGACGTTGTACGAGTTGCTCACGCTAGAGCCGATCCACACAACGGACGACCGTCAACAGTTGCTCACCGACATCGCAACGCGAGAGCCCCCCTCTCCTCGCAAACTCAATCCGGCAATCCCCGTTGCACTTGAGAATGTCGTTCTCAAAGCAGTTGCGAAGGAGATTGGAGAACGTTACTCGACCGCTGGCGAACTGGCTGAGGACCTCCAACGGTTTCTTGAGGGGATCCCAACGCAAGCCAAACGTCCGAGTCCCCTCGACCGAGCCACCAAGTGGGCCGTTCGACATCGCCGAACGGCGGCGGCCTTCGCAGCAATGCTTGCCTTCGTAGCGATTGTTTCGTCATTCAGTCTTTGGCGGATTTCCCAGGCCCGGTTTCAGACGGAGCAAGAGCAAGAGCGAACTGTTGCAGCCTTGGCGCAGTCTGAGGAGCACTTCGCGAAAGCTCGTGAAGTGGTCGATCGTTTCGGCGGACGGCTCGTGGGCGAGCTGGCCACGCTGCCCGGCAGCGAACCGATTCGCCGTGCATTGCTCGTCGATACGCTCGCCTACTACCGTGAGTTTCTCAACCAATCGCAGAGCGAAGAAGCGACAACAGAGCTAACATCCCAGCAGGCCGAAACCGCCTTCCGCGCCGCGGGCATCACCGCTCAACTTGGCAACACCACAGAGGCCAAACAACTTTATGAGCAAGCCAAAACGCAGTGGACATCGCTACTGGATAAACCAAGTGCTCAGTCGGAAGCGCATCCTGATGATGAGAAACGAACCGTGCTCTCGAATCTCGCGAAGTGCGAAAACAATCGCGCGGAGCTTTTCTTTCAAGAGGGAGAGTACGATCCAGCCCGCAATGCTTACCAAGCGGCAATCAGCCTCCAAGAACAGCTGATCTCCCTCGATCCTCAGCGCCACGACGACTCGACAACACTCGCTGAGACGCTAAGCAACCTTGGCTTACTCGAAGCACAGGACGGTCACCCCAAACGTGCTGAGGATTATCTCAAGCGGTCGATCTTGCTTCTCGAACAGATTCAACAGGAAGATCCAACAGCACGTCGCCTCCATGATCTGGCCATTGCCCGAAACAACCTTAGCTACGTGCTGCGCGACCATCGCCCAAGCCGTTCACTCGTTGCGTGTCGGCAAGCTCGCGACATACTCGAACGGCTAGTCATGGAGAATCCTGATGAACTAGAATTCCAGAGCGACTTCGCGCAATGCTACAGTAACGAAGCCACTTTACTCACGACAGAAAACGATCTTACCGCAGCGCGGGAAGCCTACGGGAAGGCAATTAATCTTCTGCGTCGGCTCGTTCGCCAAGCGGGCAACCTCCCAGCCTATCGCCGCGACTTGGCCGTGACGCTCAGCAAGGTGGCCCAACTTGAAGGATCACAACTTTCCAACGACCTGACTGCGGCCAATCGGCATTACTCGGAAGCGATTGAAGTGGCGGCAAGCCTGGCGGCTGACTTTCCTCAGGCGACGGCCTTCGGCAGTCTTCATGCCGGTGTTCTCAACAACCAGGCCATGCTTCTTGAATCTACTAATCAGCTTCGACAAGCGGTCGACACCTTCGCTGCTGCTGTAGCAATCCAGTCGGAGGCTTTTGAGAAAATGCCGACCCATGCCGCCCGAGAACAGTTAAGCCGTCAGCTTTTCAACTACGGCCGCTCGCTACGAAAGACGGGCGAGCCAGAACAGGCGGCAGAGATCGCCCTGCAGCGGAAGAAGCTTTGGCCAGAGCATGGAGAGCACCTCTATCATGTGGCGGTCGAACTGGCCGAATCGGCCAAGCAGATAACAATCACAAAGAAACTGAGTGACAGGTCCACCTCGGCAGAAAAATATCGCCGTGCCGCGATTGAAACTTGGCAAGCGGCGCTCGACCACGGTTATACTGAGTTACCGCCAACGGAGTCCTCCCCGCTGAGTCCTGGAGAAACAGCCCTCCGCGCATTGGTCACCAAACAGCAGCCAGCGGCTCGGCTACCATAG
- a CDS encoding EAL domain-containing protein translates to MLDLIENDVATVAWQLCGQLHEDETVRQIRIDSSPFVVGRRQDRALIISTPTVSGVHAELTVQEDGLYVRDLQSSNGTFVNGIRIEDSFKLANGDLVQFAHMVFRVSNTSSIRNSQTLQDDAADRALALIQFDKLVTERAVVPHFQPIVEVETQNTIGYEILGRSRLFGLTSPHAMFSAAAVLGLESELSRLMRNEGVRIARDLPGEGLLFANTHPAEMEDSALLEFSLRELLDLCPGNRLVLEIHEASVTQVTQMRELRAALTDMGIGLAYDDFGAGQARMLELVEVPPDYLKFDIALIRDIDKAGDSRQRMLASLVNMVRDMGVSALAEGVETEGEFEVCQQMGFHHIQGYFFGKPALAKTFGE, encoded by the coding sequence ATGTTAGATCTCATTGAAAACGACGTAGCTACCGTTGCCTGGCAGCTTTGCGGTCAGTTGCACGAAGACGAGACGGTTCGGCAGATTCGGATTGATTCTTCGCCTTTTGTCGTCGGTCGTCGCCAGGACCGCGCGTTGATTATCTCGACGCCAACGGTCTCCGGCGTTCACGCGGAACTGACGGTTCAAGAGGATGGCCTCTACGTCCGCGACCTGCAAAGCAGCAACGGCACCTTCGTCAACGGAATTCGCATTGAAGATAGCTTCAAGCTCGCCAATGGCGACCTCGTGCAGTTCGCCCACATGGTATTTCGCGTGTCAAATACTTCGTCGATTCGAAATTCGCAAACCTTGCAAGACGACGCGGCTGATCGGGCCTTGGCGTTGATTCAGTTCGACAAGCTAGTGACTGAGCGCGCGGTCGTTCCGCATTTTCAGCCGATTGTTGAAGTCGAAACGCAAAACACGATCGGTTACGAAATCCTAGGTCGCAGCCGCCTGTTCGGGCTCACTTCGCCCCATGCGATGTTCTCAGCCGCGGCCGTGCTTGGTTTGGAATCAGAGTTGAGCCGTCTGATGCGTAACGAAGGCGTGCGGATTGCGAGAGATTTGCCGGGCGAAGGCTTGCTTTTTGCAAACACGCACCCTGCTGAGATGGAAGACTCCGCGTTGTTGGAGTTCTCGCTCCGCGAACTGTTAGACCTTTGCCCCGGCAACCGGCTCGTGCTGGAGATTCATGAAGCCTCAGTAACGCAAGTGACCCAAATGCGCGAACTTCGTGCCGCTCTCACAGACATGGGTATCGGGCTGGCCTACGACGACTTCGGCGCGGGACAGGCCCGTATGCTTGAGCTGGTTGAAGTGCCGCCCGACTATCTGAAGTTCGACATCGCCCTGATCCGCGACATCGACAAGGCTGGCGATAGTCGTCAACGGATGTTGGCCAGCCTGGTGAACATGGTCCGCGACATGGGCGTCTCAGCCCTGGCCGAGGGTGTCGAAACCGAAGGTGAGTTCGAAGTCTGCCAACAGATGGGCTTCCATCACATCCAAGGTTATTTCTTTGGAAAGCCGGCGCTGGCGAAGACGTTTGGGGAGTGA